One window from the genome of Spiractinospora alimapuensis encodes:
- a CDS encoding ROK family protein, producing the protein MSLNKLVVNIFWGSITAMTGLSTVGPVGAHDVRAANLGVVLRAIRRAAPCSRAEVAATTTLTKATVSSLVGQLIEHRVVREVGSSEGRVGRPAIQLALDDRWTCAIGLEVNVDYLTLVAIDLTERVLVSRHEPFDAVGSGPRACAERLAELVVETQAEPSLARRATIGVTVAVPGLIDATNGTVTTAPNLKWSDVPLREHLARRLRTSASGVPVFVDNDAHLAAIAEYRHGHRAGTPDLAYLTGEVGIGAGILVGGRLLRGHSGHSGEIGHIPLVVDGPRCGCGRNGCLEALAGIDTIVRGCLPQDVAPTTGPRSAAELGRTVELVAARAAAGERTTVETLGDAGGWLGRGIATLVNLVSPRVVILGGYFVPLAPWLLPSCRAAVGDHAIAAAEGSHVIETSTLGFGAAAQGAAAAVVDSLDRGSLGLPVYAGAD; encoded by the coding sequence TTGTCTCTGAACAAACTCGTCGTCAATATCTTCTGGGGGTCGATCACGGCGATGACGGGACTCTCGACGGTTGGCCCCGTCGGCGCGCACGACGTCCGCGCCGCGAACCTCGGAGTGGTGCTGCGCGCGATCCGCCGTGCCGCCCCCTGCTCCCGAGCGGAGGTCGCCGCGACCACGACCCTGACCAAGGCGACGGTCTCCAGCCTGGTGGGTCAGCTCATCGAGCACAGGGTGGTGCGTGAGGTGGGCAGCAGCGAGGGGCGGGTGGGCCGTCCGGCGATCCAGTTGGCGCTGGACGATCGTTGGACGTGCGCCATCGGGCTGGAGGTGAACGTCGACTACCTGACGCTCGTCGCGATCGACCTCACGGAGCGGGTCCTGGTGAGCCGGCACGAGCCCTTCGACGCCGTGGGAAGTGGACCACGGGCGTGCGCGGAGCGCCTCGCCGAACTCGTGGTGGAGACCCAGGCGGAGCCCTCGCTCGCGCGCCGCGCGACGATCGGGGTGACGGTCGCGGTCCCGGGGCTGATCGACGCCACGAACGGCACGGTCACCACCGCGCCCAACCTCAAGTGGAGCGACGTCCCGCTCAGGGAACACCTCGCGCGGCGACTCCGAACCTCGGCGAGCGGTGTTCCGGTCTTCGTGGACAACGACGCGCACCTGGCCGCGATCGCGGAGTACCGGCACGGCCACCGCGCCGGTACCCCGGACCTGGCGTATCTGACGGGTGAGGTGGGTATCGGGGCGGGGATCCTCGTCGGCGGCCGGCTCCTGCGCGGCCACTCGGGACACAGTGGGGAGATCGGCCACATACCCCTGGTGGTGGATGGCCCCCGGTGTGGCTGTGGGCGGAATGGCTGCCTGGAGGCACTGGCGGGGATCGACACGATCGTACGCGGGTGTCTGCCGCAGGACGTGGCACCCACGACCGGGCCACGTTCCGCGGCGGAACTCGGGCGGACCGTGGAGCTGGTGGCCGCGCGGGCCGCGGCCGGCGAGAGAACCACGGTGGAGACGTTGGGCGACGCCGGAGGGTGGCTGGGGCGAGGCATCGCCACGCTGGTCAACCTGGTGAGCCCCCGCGTGGTGATCCTGGGCGGCTACTTCGTGCCGCTCGCTCCCTGGCTGCTGCCGTCGTGCCGGGCCGCGGTCGGTGATCACGCGATCGCGGCCGCCGAGGGGTCCCACGTCATCGAGACATCCACTCTCGGCTTCGGAGCCGCGGCCCAGGGCGCCGCGGCGGCGGTAGTCGACTCGCTCGACCGTGGTTCCCTGGGCCTGCCCGTCTACGCGGGCGCCGACTGA